The DNA region GGCCACGCACGAACGGCGGGCACGGGTTGCAGCGGACTCCCGCGGGCGCGAGGTCCAGGAGCGCCGCTGTGATCCGGTACGGCTCGAGGGCCGCCGCGTGTGCACCGGGACCGTCGGTGAGGATCACATCCGCTGATCGAATAGCCGCCTCGAGGTCGTCGGTCCACGCAGCGCCCGGGGTTGCGAGGTCACTCGGGCAGCACTGGACCAGGTCGAGCTGCAGGACGCGAGCAGCTTCCTGCCACGCCCTGGCGATGTTGCCGTCTGCGCCCACGAAGAGGTAGCGGAGTGACTCGATGTCCCCCCGCTGCTGCAGGGCATGCAGGTCGGACAGCACCTCGCACGGGTGGTTCTCGTCCGTCATGGCGTTCACGACGGGCAACGCATGCGCCGCGGCCAACGCTTCGACCACGGCGAGGTCACGATGGCGCACCACGACGATGTCGACCCAGTTGTCGAGGTACCGGGCGACGTCTGCCAGGGCCTCCGGCTTGTCGAGTGTCGTGTCCGGGAACACGATCGGTTCGAGTCCCATGAGCGAGGCGCCCCGCTCGAAGGTGACCCTGGTGCGCAGGCTCGTCGGCGGGAAGAACATGACCGCCGCGCCTGCCGTCGCGGGCCCTCGCCCCGTGCGGAACGCGTCAGCCAGGTCGAAGACCGCATGGACGTCGGACGGTGACCAGTCATCGAGCTTGACGAGCGAGCGCATCACACCACAGTAGAGACCGTCCGGATCAGGATCGGCGATGACCGCTCTCCGAAGACCAGAGTCGCCGCGCGCATCGCTGCGTCCGGCACCGAAGGGAGCTGCGCAAGCAAGTCCGCATCAACCCATCGCGGCTCGTACCGATCGACCGGTGATCCACGGCCGAGCTCCGGACCACCGAGCACGCGCCGGCGGTCTTCACGGCGCCGTCGTGAACTGCTGGAGGCCGGTGACCCGAAGCAGGTCGAGCTTCGCGGCGTCCTCGGTGCCGGGGACCGCGGTGTAGACGACGATCCGCAGGTCGCCGCCCGGCACCGTCAGCACGTCGCAGTCGATCTCGATGGGCCCGACGGGCGTGTGCACCTGCTTGCGGCTGGCCCGGTGCTCGGCGATGCGCCCGGTGTCCCAGCGACGTTCGAATTCGGGCGACTCCCGGCGGAGCCGCGCGACGAGCTCGGCCAGATCGCGGTCGGCGGGGTAGCGGCCGGACGCCTGACGGAGGTCCGCCGCGAGGTCGCTCGAGAACTCCTCCTGGTGCTCGTCGTCCCACTCGACGCCGTCGTGTGCGTGCATGAAGTGCCGCCACACCAGGTTGCGCTCGATCCCGACCGCGCGCGAGGGGTCTCCGTTCAGCGCAGCCCACAGGTCGTTCCACAGCACGATGTCGTGCGTCGCCGTGAACACCGCGATCGGGACGTCGCCGAGCCGGTCGACGAGCCGCTGCACCCCGGGGGTGATGTGCCGCGGGACGACCTGGAACGACGGGGGAGCGACGCCGGCGACCCGGCACAGGTGGTCGCGCTCGGCCGCGGTGAGCCGGAGCGCGGTGGCGAGGGCGCCGAGCAGCTGGGGTGAGGGGTTCAGCGCGCGGCCCTGCTCGAGGCGGACGACGTAGTCGACGCTCACCCCGGCGAGCGCGGCGAGCTCCTCGCGTCGGAGACCGGGGGTCCGTCGGCCGGGCCCGGCCGGCAGGCCGACCTCTTCGGGACGGACGCGGTCGCGCCAGGAACGCAACACACTCGCGAACTCGCTCATGTCCACCATCCTCGCCCCGCGCCTCCTGTCCTTCCTGGTACTGGTGGTCCCACCGTCGCACGGTGCCTGGGGAAGTCAGCCGCTCGGGCGGAGAGTGGGGGCATGACAACGACACTCATCACCGGAGCCAACCGCAGCCTCGGGCTCGAGACCGTCCGCCGCCTGGTCGACGCGGGCCACACCGTGTACGCCGGCATGCGCGACCCCGCCACGGGCGACGAGGCGCGTGCCCTCGGCGCCCAGGTGGTCCAGCTCGACGTGACCGACCAGGACAGCATCGACGCCGCGATCGCGACCATCCCCGCCCTCGACGTGCTCGTGAACAACGCCGGCATCCTCGGGACGTCGTTCGGGGTCGACGACCTCGACGCCGCCGCGATGGCCACCGTGCTCGACACCAACGTGACGGGCATCGTCCGGGTCACGCAGGCGGCGCTCCCGCTCCTGCGGGCATCCGACCACCCCGTGATCGTGAACGTCGCCTCGGGCGTGGGGTTCGCCAGGTGGTTGACGACCCCGGGCCACGACGAGTACCCGGTGCCGGCTGTGCCCTACGCCGCGTCGAAGGCCGCGGTGATCGCGCTGACCGTGCAGTACGCGAAGAACCTGCCCGGGTTCCGCGTCAACGTCAGCGACCCCGGGTACACCGCCACGGAGTTCAACGGCTTCGGTGGACACCAGACGATCACCGAGGGCACCGACGCGACCGTCGCGCTCGCCACGGTCGGGCCGGACGGGCCCACGGGGGAGTTCCACAACCGGGACGGCCGCATCGAGTACTGACGCTCGCCGGGCGCGGACGTTCGCGGTATCCGTTTCAGTCGTGCACATCGGCACCGAACCCCGGCCCAGGGCGCATCATCCAGCCCTCCGGGTCGGGGAGCGGACGGAACCCGAACCGCTCGTACAGGCCCTGCGCGTCGGCGGTGAACAGGGCGAACCGCTTCAACCCGAGTGGCTCGATCGCCTCGGTCACGCCCTGCACGAGGGCGACGCCGACGCCACGGCCACGAGCGTCCGGATCGACGAACACGTCGGCCAACCAGCCGAACGTCACCCCGTCGGTGATCACCCGGGCGTACCCGAGCTGCGCGCCCGTCGCGGTGTCGTAGACGCCGAAGTTGCGGGACCCGGCGATGACCGCGTCCTGGGTGGCACGACTGCGACCCCGCGCCCAGTACGACTGCTCGCTGAGCCAGCGGTGCACGCGGTCGACGTCGAGGTCGGCGGGGTCGGCGGAGAAGTGCAGTGCGGTCATCGTCTCAGTCAACCGGAGCCGTGAGCGACGGGCGACGGCCGATCCGCAGGCGGTGGACCGCAGGTCGGCCCATCGCAGCGGTAGCCGTGAGCTGCAATGCGAAATATCTATTGCATCGTGTCAGATGAATTCCTACACTCCTGGACAACCGGTGCAACGTGCACCCGTCCGCCCGAGGAGTCCCCATGCGAACACGCTTCCCGATCCGAGCAGCAGTCGCCACGGCGTTGTCGATGACGCTCCCGCTCGCTGCCGTCGCCCCGGCGAGCGCGACCACCGCAGTCAGGGGAGCAATCGGCCCGACCGCGTCCGTCGGTCCGGCCGGGATCGTCGGTCTCGCCGTGAAGGTCACGAAGGACGGGAACGGCCCGTTCAGCCCGGACGACCGACCCGGTGGCGACTCGAGCCCGATGAACGGCATCGTGCGGACACTCGACGCGATCACCTACAGCGTCGAGATGAGCGTGAACGACGGCGGCAGCGTCAACCAACGGTTCGTCGTCAGCGCTCCGACCGGCACGACCTGGGCCGGGCTGCCGAAGCCGTGCACCGGGGCGGCGTCGCGCATCGACGGCCAGCGCCTCACCTGCTCGGTCGGTGACCTGGACGAGGGCCACCTCGTCGAGGTCCCCGTGGTGCTCGACGTCTCCGGCAGCATGCGTCACGGCGACGCGATCGACGTGACGGCCGAGGCCACAGCGGACAACGCGGACAACGGCGTCGTGACGGCAGACGCGCCGACCGTGACGGTCTCGGCGGCCGCGCGCTACAACCTCAGCAAGGACGTCGTCCGTTCGTCACTCACCCCCGACTTCGCCGGTCCCGACGGCGAGCCAGGCCTGCGTCTCGTCTACCCGATCGCGGTCAACTGGGAGCCCGTCATCGCCGGACAGGGCCTGCTCGGCTTCGAGTCGAGCGCCGGGCCGATGACCTTCACCGACGACCTCTCCGAGATCCTCGGCGACTTGCCGCAGACCGCGGTGCTCTGGAACGGGACAGCGCCCGCCTGTGGGGTGAACGCGGCGAACGGCTGGCGGTTCGACGGTCTCCCGGGCGGACGCGGCGGCGGAGCGCGCAACGTGGTCGACTCGGGGGCGATCGACTGCGAGCAGTCCGCGCCCGGTGCGGACGTCGATGTCACGATCACGGACACGGTCACGGATCCGGACCGCATCCCGACGCAGTCCCTCAACGGTGGCCCGGTCACCGGCGGCACCAGGGCGTACTTCGTGTCGGGCTACCTGAGCCTGTGGCTGCCCTACCCACCAGACGGCAACTCCGTCCTGTCGGTCAACCGGTACTCGGCCCTGCAGACCACCTCGGCGAGCGGCGGCCAGAACTACCCCGGCCGCGAGGAACCGCTCGCCGACAACTCCACGTCGCGCAACCTGGTGGGTCGTGGATCCGGCACCGCCGGCAAACGACTCTGGCGCGTGATCGACCGCGCCGGCACGGTGGTCGAGGGGTCCGCCCGCGCGGGCGATCCGTGGGTGACGCACGGGCAGGTCCTGCGCAGCGACGTCACCGTCCACAACGACGGGTTCAGCCGGTACGTCGGCACGATCGTCTGCGACACGTTCGACCGCGGGACTCAGCACCTCACCAGCGGTGGCACCCCCGGGGCCACCGCGTGGACCAGCGGGCTGAGTGGATCGAGGGTCGAGTACGCGGCCTACGACATGACGAGCCCCGCGTCCGGGCAGCAGCACACGTGCGGCGCCGACGACGGCCCGTGGTTCGTCAGTCCGGATGACGTGCCCGGTGGTCGTACCGCCGTCGGCGCCGTGCGCGCGGTCGGCGACGTCGCCGGTGGGGCGACTGCGGTGCTGCACACGTACGTCGCGGTGGCGTCCGTGCCGTCGGGTACCCGCGCCCACGACTTCGGCCACGCGCTGTTCGGCGACCACACCGACACCTGGACCCACGACACGACCCGTCCGGAGAACGGTGCCGGAGCGATGGCGGACAGCGTCCTGGTCACGGAGAACCTGGCGCGCATCGGGAAGAAGATCGTCGATCCAGGCTCGACCGCAGACGACACACCGGACAAGACGAGCTTCGTCGTCTCCGGGAGCACCCTCGAGTACGCCCTCTACCCGACCCTCACCAACGGCCATTCCGATGGGCAGCCGACCACCGTGACGGTGCGCGATGTCCTGCCGATGCACACCGACTACCTCCCCGAGAGCGCATCCCGTCCGGCTGAGATCGACACCATCACGGACAGTGCCGGCAACCTCCGCCAGCGCCTCACCTGGACACTCGACGACGTGCAGCCGAACACGAAGATCACGCCGATCACCTACGAGGTGCAGGTGTCGAGACTCGCGCCCGCCGGGCCGGTGCAGAACTACGCGACCATCGTGTCGCCGACGGACAACTCCGAGTCGTTCCGCCGCGACACCCAACGAGCGGTGCAGGTCGTCGCCGCGGCCGGTGTCGGTGTGGAGAAGGTGGCGACCGAACCCGTCGTCGCGACGGGGGACCAGCTCGAGTGGGACCTGACCTACACGAACCGCGATGCCCGGGGCATCAGCGGCCTCGACGTCATCGACGTCCTGCCGCACCACGGCGACCCGCAGGGATCGGCCTTCCACGGGACGGTCTCGCTGGCGGATCGCGTCGACACCGCGCCTGGTGCCCGTGAGACCGTGCGCTACACCACGACCGATCCGGCTTCGATCGCGCTCGACGGGACGGCCGCGTCCAACCAGCCAGGCGGGAGCACCGTCTGGTGCGCGGCGGAGGACCTCGGAGACGCCGCGTGTGGGTCCGCGGAACTCGCCGACGTGACCGCCGTCCGGATCGAACGAACCGACGAAGTCGCCCCGGGTCAGTCGGTCCGACACCACCTCGCGCTGCGCACTCGCGGGGAGCGTGACGGCGACACGTACACGAACCGCTTCGGGCTCCGCGCCTCGAACCTCGAGCTCACCGCGCTGTCGAACCGCGCCACCGTTCGGCTGGTCGCCGGCAGCATCGGGGACCGGGTCTGGACGGACAGCAACCGCGACGGTCTCCAGGATGCCGACGAGGCGGGAGTCGACGGCGTTCCGGTTCGTCTGTCCGGCACGGACGACCGGGGTGCCGACGTCGAACGCGAGACCGAATCCGGTGCTGACGGCGAGTACCACTTCGACGGGCTCCGCCCGGGGAACTACGTCGTGGACTTCGCAGCTCCGGACGGCCGGCGGTTCACGAAGGAACACGTCGGAACTGATCGCGCCGTCGACTCGGACGCCGGCCAGGACGGCGAGACGTCCGGGGTCTCGATCGCATGGGAACGCACCGACGAAGGCGCGAAGGAGTCCATCACCCGGAACCGCACCATCGATGCCGGGGTGCTGCCGGGCGATGCGCCGCCGGCCCCTGGGCCCGACCCCGGCACCCGCCCGGTTCCGGCTCCGGGCCCGAGCTCCGGTCTGACGACCGGGACGACGACGCCGACCGGCCCGACGACCAGTCCGACGGTCGCACCCCCGGCCGGTGCACCCGGAGGCGGCCAGGAGCTCGCCTTCACCGGCACCTCAGGTATGCCGCTCATCCTCGGTGGTGCCCTGCTGCTGCTGGCGCTCGGGGCCGCGATGCTCGGGACGAATCGGAACCAGGGGCACCGGCGCTGACGCCTCCGTCACCGTCGTTCTTCGACGCCGTCTGCGACGATGGTCGGATGCGCGCAGTCCAGTACGACCAGTTCGGATCCGCCCCGTCGATCGTCGCCCTGCCCGATCCGGTGGCACCGGACCACGGTGTCGTCGTCCGGGTCGCAGCGACCGGGTTGTGCCGCAGTGACTGGCACGCCTGGAAGGGGCACGACGACTCCGTCGCACTGCCGCACGTCCCCGGGCACGAGTTCGCCGGTGTCGTCACGGCCGTCGGGGACTCGGTGACCCGGGTGTCGGTCGGCGACCGCGTGACCGCACCCTTCGTGTTCGCTTGCGGGACGTGCCCGGAGTGCGTCGACGGCGCCACCCAGGTGTGCACGCGACAGCAGCAACCCGGGTTCACGCTGCCCGGCTCCTACGCCGAGTCGGTCGTCATCCCGCACGCCGACGTCAACGTGGTCGCACTCCCGGACGCCGTGGGGTTCGCCGAAGCCGCGGCACTCGGGTGCCGGTTCGGGACGGCGTACCACGCCCTGCACGCCCGAGGTCGGGTCGCGGCGGGGGAGTGGGTGGTCGTGTTCGGCTGCGGCGGCGTCGGCCTGTCGACGATCATCGTCGCGGTCGCGGCGGGCGCCCAGGTGATCGCGGTCGACGTCTCGTCCGCCGCACTCGAACGCGCGGCGGCTCTCGGTGCCATCACGGTGCCGATGGACGAAGGGGCAGTCGCCGCGGTCCGCGCTCGGACCGACGGCGGCGCGCACGTCTCGATCGACGCCTTCGGCAGCCGAGCGACCTCCGTCGCAGCGGTCGCATCCCTGCGCCCTCGGGGACGTCACGTGCAGGTCGGCCTGCTGCTCGACGACGAGGCCGAGCCGGTGATCCCGATGGGTCGCGTCATCGCCGATGAACTCGAACTCCTCGGGAGCCACGGAATCTCAGTGGGGGAGTACGCGGCAATGCTCGCCGACGTCGTCATCGGGCGACTGCGCCCGGACGACTCGATCGGCCGGACCATCGGCTTCGACGACCTGCCGGGCGCGATCGTGGCCATGGACCGTCCCGCCACGTCGACCGGGATGACCGTCGCCGTCTTCTAGCCGTCCGCGCTGACGCGGAGCAGCTGCACGGTGGCGTACCGGACGGCGTCCGATGCCTCGCGCAGGTCGTGGTCGAGCTGCCTCGCGATCTGCTCGGCGGTCCACACCGCACCGGCCTCGATGGTGTCGAGGGGGTGCACGGGCCGCTCCGGTCGGTTTGCCCAGTCCGCCAGGTGCGTCGTGCGGTCGTCGCTCAGGGGGACACCCAGTGCGGCGTCGGGGTCGCGGTGGGCGCGGTGCGCCTCTGCCACGACCGTGTCGATGTCGATCGGGGGAGTCAGCCCGGACATCCGGTAGCGGTCGGCGACCTCCTGCCACCACTCGGTCGCCCGTCGCAGGTGCCCCTCGGCTCGACGGACCATCTGATCGGTGATGTCGGCCTCGTGCTCAGCGTCGGTCTCGGCCGTCAGGAAGCCGTCCGAGTACCCGAGGATCCCCACGAGGTCGTCGGCGTCGGACCGGAGCAGTGGACGAGCGCCGCCCTCGACCGAGTCGACGGTCGCGGCGTCCCCGTGCCAGCCGCTCAGCCGCATCCGGAGAGCCCGGTCGTCAGGATCGGAACCGGCCAGTCGTTCGCGGACGCCCCGGAGGTTCCGGCCGATCTGGACATCGGTGAGTGTCATGGCGACGACGCTACGCATGCGACGCCGTCGGCGTCTCGGCGGTCACCGCGACGTCGGACGGTACACCAGCCCGAGCGCACCGCCGGCGAACGCCTCGGAACTGACCAGGTGCAGGTCGAGCTCGTCCGGCAGCCTCGCGAACACACCGTCCCCGGAGCCGAGCACCACCGGAAGCACGGC from Curtobacterium sp. MCJR17_020 includes:
- a CDS encoding ornithine carbamoyltransferase, encoding MRSLVKLDDWSPSDVHAVFDLADAFRTGRGPATAGAAVMFFPPTSLRTRVTFERGASLMGLEPIVFPDTTLDKPEALADVARYLDNWVDIVVVRHRDLAVVEALAAAHALPVVNAMTDENHPCEVLSDLHALQQRGDIESLRYLFVGADGNIARAWQEAARVLQLDLVQCCPSDLATPGAAWTDDLEAAIRSADVILTDGPGAHAAALEPYRITAALLDLAPAGVRCNPCPPFVRGREVSAEAVEHAAFVGHDFKAGLLPVQQAVMAFCLGLD
- a CDS encoding helix-turn-helix transcriptional regulator; translated protein: MSEFASVLRSWRDRVRPEEVGLPAGPGRRTPGLRREELAALAGVSVDYVVRLEQGRALNPSPQLLGALATALRLTAAERDHLCRVAGVAPPSFQVVPRHITPGVQRLVDRLGDVPIAVFTATHDIVLWNDLWAALNGDPSRAVGIERNLVWRHFMHAHDGVEWDDEHQEEFSSDLAADLRQASGRYPADRDLAELVARLRRESPEFERRWDTGRIAEHRASRKQVHTPVGPIEIDCDVLTVPGGDLRIVVYTAVPGTEDAAKLDLLRVTGLQQFTTAP
- a CDS encoding SDR family NAD(P)-dependent oxidoreductase, which translates into the protein MTTTLITGANRSLGLETVRRLVDAGHTVYAGMRDPATGDEARALGAQVVQLDVTDQDSIDAAIATIPALDVLVNNAGILGTSFGVDDLDAAAMATVLDTNVTGIVRVTQAALPLLRASDHPVIVNVASGVGFARWLTTPGHDEYPVPAVPYAASKAAVIALTVQYAKNLPGFRVNVSDPGYTATEFNGFGGHQTITEGTDATVALATVGPDGPTGEFHNRDGRIEY
- a CDS encoding GNAT family N-acetyltransferase, producing the protein MTALHFSADPADLDVDRVHRWLSEQSYWARGRSRATQDAVIAGSRNFGVYDTATGAQLGYARVITDGVTFGWLADVFVDPDARGRGVGVALVQGVTEAIEPLGLKRFALFTADAQGLYERFGFRPLPDPEGWMMRPGPGFGADVHD
- a CDS encoding SdrD B-like domain-containing protein; translation: MRTRFPIRAAVATALSMTLPLAAVAPASATTAVRGAIGPTASVGPAGIVGLAVKVTKDGNGPFSPDDRPGGDSSPMNGIVRTLDAITYSVEMSVNDGGSVNQRFVVSAPTGTTWAGLPKPCTGAASRIDGQRLTCSVGDLDEGHLVEVPVVLDVSGSMRHGDAIDVTAEATADNADNGVVTADAPTVTVSAAARYNLSKDVVRSSLTPDFAGPDGEPGLRLVYPIAVNWEPVIAGQGLLGFESSAGPMTFTDDLSEILGDLPQTAVLWNGTAPACGVNAANGWRFDGLPGGRGGGARNVVDSGAIDCEQSAPGADVDVTITDTVTDPDRIPTQSLNGGPVTGGTRAYFVSGYLSLWLPYPPDGNSVLSVNRYSALQTTSASGGQNYPGREEPLADNSTSRNLVGRGSGTAGKRLWRVIDRAGTVVEGSARAGDPWVTHGQVLRSDVTVHNDGFSRYVGTIVCDTFDRGTQHLTSGGTPGATAWTSGLSGSRVEYAAYDMTSPASGQQHTCGADDGPWFVSPDDVPGGRTAVGAVRAVGDVAGGATAVLHTYVAVASVPSGTRAHDFGHALFGDHTDTWTHDTTRPENGAGAMADSVLVTENLARIGKKIVDPGSTADDTPDKTSFVVSGSTLEYALYPTLTNGHSDGQPTTVTVRDVLPMHTDYLPESASRPAEIDTITDSAGNLRQRLTWTLDDVQPNTKITPITYEVQVSRLAPAGPVQNYATIVSPTDNSESFRRDTQRAVQVVAAAGVGVEKVATEPVVATGDQLEWDLTYTNRDARGISGLDVIDVLPHHGDPQGSAFHGTVSLADRVDTAPGARETVRYTTTDPASIALDGTAASNQPGGSTVWCAAEDLGDAACGSAELADVTAVRIERTDEVAPGQSVRHHLALRTRGERDGDTYTNRFGLRASNLELTALSNRATVRLVAGSIGDRVWTDSNRDGLQDADEAGVDGVPVRLSGTDDRGADVERETESGADGEYHFDGLRPGNYVVDFAAPDGRRFTKEHVGTDRAVDSDAGQDGETSGVSIAWERTDEGAKESITRNRTIDAGVLPGDAPPAPGPDPGTRPVPAPGPSSGLTTGTTTPTGPTTSPTVAPPAGAPGGGQELAFTGTSGMPLILGGALLLLALGAAMLGTNRNQGHRR
- a CDS encoding alcohol dehydrogenase catalytic domain-containing protein, coding for MRAVQYDQFGSAPSIVALPDPVAPDHGVVVRVAATGLCRSDWHAWKGHDDSVALPHVPGHEFAGVVTAVGDSVTRVSVGDRVTAPFVFACGTCPECVDGATQVCTRQQQPGFTLPGSYAESVVIPHADVNVVALPDAVGFAEAAALGCRFGTAYHALHARGRVAAGEWVVVFGCGGVGLSTIIVAVAAGAQVIAVDVSSAALERAAALGAITVPMDEGAVAAVRARTDGGAHVSIDAFGSRATSVAAVASLRPRGRHVQVGLLLDDEAEPVIPMGRVIADELELLGSHGISVGEYAAMLADVVIGRLRPDDSIGRTIGFDDLPGAIVAMDRPATSTGMTVAVF